In a single window of the Spartobacteria bacterium genome:
- a CDS encoding transposase, with amino-acid sequence MKQKRIKRDHLAYYHCMSRIVGREMLLGTEEKEHMRRLIRRVEGFTGVHVLTYAVMTNHIHLLLEEPERNAVQSITDEELMRRLKWLYTEEEMVEIQVRWAEWELAGLMELVRVEKNRYLIRMHDISEFMKQVKQRFSCWYNRRNGRYGTLWDRRFKSVLVEDGLALRTMAAYIEMNPVRAGMVDDPKAYRFCGLGEAMGGAMAARNGIMTLASGVKRLDDEVRAKEKAEGWDEASTLYWERILMYDEVRRNPYFAMLDRNMIPDKLRKRVKISDFERLQCRSRYFCDGQVFGSKEFVEEFFMQNGDYFGNNRKTGARKMRGGWGDVYTIRDLGHWC; translated from the coding sequence ATGAAACAAAAGCGAATCAAACGGGATCACCTGGCCTACTATCATTGCATGTCACGGATTGTGGGGCGTGAAATGTTGTTGGGCACGGAAGAGAAGGAGCACATGCGAAGGTTAATCCGGCGGGTGGAAGGATTTACGGGCGTTCATGTTTTGACGTATGCGGTAATGACGAATCATATTCATCTGTTATTGGAGGAACCGGAACGCAATGCAGTGCAGTCAATTACAGATGAAGAACTTATGCGGCGGCTGAAATGGCTGTATACTGAGGAGGAAATGGTTGAAATCCAGGTGCGATGGGCAGAATGGGAATTGGCGGGGCTGATGGAACTGGTGAGGGTAGAAAAGAACCGTTATTTGATACGCATGCATGATATTAGCGAATTTATGAAGCAGGTGAAACAACGGTTTTCCTGCTGGTATAATCGGCGTAATGGGCGGTATGGAACGTTGTGGGATCGGCGTTTTAAGAGCGTTTTGGTGGAGGATGGACTGGCGTTAAGGACTATGGCCGCATATATTGAAATGAATCCCGTGCGGGCGGGGATGGTGGACGATCCGAAGGCGTATCGATTTTGCGGATTGGGTGAGGCGATGGGCGGGGCGATGGCTGCGAGGAATGGGATTATGACGTTGGCTTCCGGGGTAAAGCGATTGGATGACGAGGTACGGGCGAAGGAAAAGGCTGAGGGATGGGATGAGGCTTCAACGCTCTATTGGGAACGGATTTTGATGTATGACGAGGTGCGCAGGAATCCGTATTTTGCGATGCTGGACAGGAATATGATTCCGGATAAACTGCGAAAACGGGTGAAGATATCGGATTTTGAACGGTTACAGTGTCGGAGTCGCTATTTCTGTGATGGGCAGGTGTTTGGTTCAAAGGAATTTGTGGAGGAATTCTTTATGCAAAATGGCGATTATTTCGGGAATAATCGCAAAACAGGTGCTCGAAAGATGCGCGGGGGGTGGGGCGACGTGTACACTATTCGCGATTTGGGGCATTGGTGTTGA
- a CDS encoding response regulator, which translates to MADQSQLEQVILNLVINACDAMWYEGTLQLGTTHYRYESNDSDIFYDELPEEGIDYACISLQDTGCGISAENLSRIFEPFFSTKPTDKGTGLGLFQVYTTIRQHKGVISVQSIPEEGSAFHLFLPCAEKTVSVDKAISNIPVPVGCETILLIEDDPIVRRTTRRVLSHLGYTVIEVAHPHAAGKLTHAQMQHVDLLLVDAMLPYIDGITFARTCVGTYPHMKVLIISGFPEDQLASIGMIPCEFPLLTKPYFRETLATRIRHLLDAE; encoded by the coding sequence ATGGCCGATCAGTCTCAGCTGGAACAGGTCATTCTTAATCTTGTAATCAATGCCTGCGATGCGATGTGGTATGAGGGAACCCTTCAGTTAGGAACAACCCATTATCGCTACGAATCCAATGACAGTGATATTTTTTACGACGAACTTCCCGAAGAAGGCATTGATTACGCATGTATCAGCCTGCAGGACACAGGCTGTGGTATTTCTGCTGAAAATTTGTCCCGCATCTTTGAGCCCTTTTTCTCCACCAAGCCAACAGATAAGGGTACCGGATTAGGACTTTTCCAAGTCTATACGACTATTCGCCAGCATAAAGGGGTTATTTCCGTTCAAAGTATTCCGGAGGAAGGCTCCGCTTTTCATCTTTTTCTACCCTGCGCTGAAAAAACAGTCTCGGTAGATAAGGCAATCAGTAACATCCCTGTTCCAGTTGGGTGCGAAACCATTTTGCTCATTGAAGACGACCCCATTGTTCGCCGAACAACCCGGCGCGTACTCTCCCACCTGGGCTATACCGTCATCGAAGTCGCCCACCCCCATGCCGCAGGAAAACTCACTCATGCCCAAATGCAGCACGTTGACCTGCTGCTCGTCGATGCCATGTTACCCTACATCGACGGAATCACGTTTGCCCGCACCTGTGTTGGCACCTATCCTCACATGAAAGTACTGATCATTTCCGGTTTTCCCGAGGATCAGCTCGCATCCATCGGCATGATACCTTGTGAATTCCCCCTATTAACAAAACCCTATTTCCGCGAAACGCTAGCCACCCGCATTCGTCACCTGCTTGACGCTGAATAA
- a CDS encoding response regulator — translation MKTLLIIDDEFLFLKVAIRFFERRGYHVFSATTGSEAVEISRLHHAKLDGVLLDQELPDCCGTECLVQMRQYGVQAPVIMMSGYPMESFDAATKSQINGILTKPFELTDAEDYLIKILSDASYSTSAT, via the coding sequence ATGAAAACATTGTTGATAATAGACGATGAATTTCTTTTTTTAAAGGTCGCCATCCGCTTTTTTGAGCGGCGCGGCTATCATGTTTTTTCTGCTACTACGGGTTCTGAAGCCGTCGAGATATCCCGCCTGCATCATGCAAAACTGGACGGGGTTCTTCTAGATCAGGAATTGCCCGATTGCTGTGGAACAGAATGCCTGGTACAAATGCGGCAGTATGGCGTTCAGGCTCCAGTGATCATGATGAGCGGCTATCCCATGGAATCTTTTGATGCGGCTACCAAAAGCCAAATCAACGGAATACTAACCAAGCCCTTCGAACTAACCGACGCAGAAGACTACCTCATTAAGATCCTCAGCGACGCGTCTTACAGCACATCAGCAACATGA
- the budA gene encoding acetolactate decarboxylase translates to MKRVIFFSVIAATLSLAGSMAWASQLTQISTIDALLCGIYDGTTTIGELLQSGSFGIGTLNGLDGELVIWDDHAYQVSTDGHIYEVHPATKTPFANITDFQADAFTVIDAACFDDVRTALNHWLPSPNLFYAIHMYGTFPYMRTRSVPRQSPPYPPLADVVKKQTVFEMNDVSGHVVGFYCPPYVKGVNVPGFHLHFLSDDKQFGGHILDFSTAAQRVERMDIHDFRMLLPQGSAFFTTDLSKDRSQELRKVEGQ, encoded by the coding sequence ATGAAACGCGTTATATTTTTTTCAGTCATTGCGGCGACCCTGTCACTGGCCGGGTCAATGGCATGGGCTTCACAGCTGACGCAGATATCCACCATTGACGCACTGCTGTGCGGTATTTACGACGGGACAACGACGATAGGCGAACTTCTCCAGTCCGGCTCCTTCGGCATCGGAACACTTAACGGACTCGATGGAGAACTGGTCATATGGGATGATCATGCCTATCAGGTGAGTACCGATGGCCATATCTATGAAGTGCATCCGGCAACAAAGACCCCTTTTGCCAATATCACGGACTTTCAGGCCGATGCGTTTACAGTTATTGATGCCGCCTGTTTTGATGATGTCCGCACGGCTCTTAATCACTGGCTTCCTTCGCCCAACCTTTTCTATGCGATTCATATGTATGGTACATTCCCCTACATGAGAACCCGTAGCGTTCCACGCCAGTCTCCGCCCTACCCTCCGCTGGCTGATGTCGTTAAAAAACAGACCGTCTTTGAGATGAATGATGTGTCTGGTCATGTGGTCGGCTTCTACTGCCCTCCTTATGTAAAAGGGGTGAATGTGCCCGGATTTCATCTTCATTTCCTATCCGATGATAAACAGTTTGGTGGACATATTCTGGATTTCAGTACGGCAGCACAGCGCGTCGAACGTATGGATATCCATGATTTCCGCATGCTGCTGCCTCAGGGCAGTGCTTTTTTTACTACCGACCTGTCAAAAGATCGGTCACAGGAATTGCGTAAAGTCGAAGGTCAATAA
- the hisD gene encoding histidinol dehydrogenase has translation MTETEQLIPILKWHADEPDPVIMRFIQRPATDPAAGRLAETVLEDIRKRGNTALLECIHRFDSTEVTVENIRVTRPEIMRAREMVDNDFKNAATDAHRRISAFSKAGMRKEWSIPTAKGGMVGEQFVPYDRIGAYIPGGAAPLASTALMTVTLAKVAGVQEIVACTPAAKDGSVNPYLLFALDLAGATEIYKIGGIQSVAAMAYGTETIAPVQKIVGPGGPYVTAAKRLVYGTVALDMVAGPSEIAVLADDTAKAEHVAADLLSQAEHGSGHEKVLFVTPSRRLAADVREAMLRQTEQLSRKEAIMKVLQVGTMIVVADRIDDGMELCNLFAPEHFELMIREPRMWVKKVRAAGAIFVGPWTPECAGDFAAGPSHVLPTGGTASFFSGLTVDDFLRRSSVISLTRADLQEMLPVIDAFGRVEGLDAHTRSAQIRFDK, from the coding sequence ATGACAGAAACTGAACAGCTCATCCCAATTCTAAAATGGCATGCCGACGAACCGGATCCTGTAATCATGCGTTTTATTCAACGACCAGCCACCGATCCTGCGGCCGGTCGTTTGGCGGAAACCGTGCTGGAAGACATTCGTAAACGAGGAAACACCGCCCTGCTTGAGTGTATTCATCGTTTTGATTCCACAGAGGTTACTGTGGAAAATATTCGCGTTACACGCCCAGAAATCATGCGGGCGCGCGAAATGGTAGACAATGATTTTAAAAATGCCGCCACCGATGCCCATCGGCGGATATCCGCCTTCTCTAAAGCAGGCATGCGTAAAGAATGGAGCATTCCCACAGCCAAAGGCGGCATGGTGGGCGAGCAGTTCGTTCCGTACGATCGAATCGGCGCCTATATCCCTGGCGGAGCGGCACCACTGGCATCCACCGCACTGATGACTGTTACGCTGGCGAAAGTCGCCGGTGTTCAGGAAATTGTCGCCTGTACCCCGGCAGCGAAGGACGGATCAGTCAATCCTTACCTACTGTTTGCCCTCGATCTTGCGGGTGCTACGGAAATCTATAAAATCGGTGGGATTCAATCTGTGGCCGCCATGGCCTATGGAACAGAAACCATCGCCCCCGTTCAAAAAATTGTCGGGCCTGGCGGACCCTATGTAACAGCAGCCAAACGGCTTGTTTATGGAACAGTAGCCCTGGATATGGTGGCTGGACCAAGCGAAATTGCCGTGCTTGCAGACGATACTGCCAAAGCGGAACATGTGGCGGCAGACTTACTTTCGCAGGCAGAACACGGTAGCGGACATGAAAAAGTGTTGTTCGTCACGCCTTCACGCAGGCTGGCGGCCGATGTACGTGAAGCCATGCTGCGTCAAACCGAACAACTGTCCCGTAAAGAAGCGATCATGAAGGTTCTCCAAGTGGGCACGATGATCGTCGTCGCGGATCGCATTGATGACGGAATGGAATTATGCAATTTATTTGCACCTGAACATTTTGAACTCATGATTCGCGAGCCGCGCATGTGGGTTAAAAAAGTACGTGCCGCCGGTGCCATCTTCGTCGGGCCATGGACACCGGAATGCGCGGGTGATTTTGCTGCGGGCCCCAGCCATGTGCTCCCGACCGGCGGGACCGCATCCTTCTTCTCCGGCCTGACCGTCGACGATTTTTTGCGTCGATCCAGTGTAATTTCGCTAACCCGTGCGGATTTGCAGGAAATGCTGCCTGTGATTGATGCCTTTGGGCGCGTCGAGGGTCTTGACGCTCATACACGTTCCGCACAAATCCGCTTTGATAAATAG
- a CDS encoding biopolymer transporter ExbD yields MKASTGPLFERIIHLKRKYRQENRIANGLIDSAPFIDLALLLFLFFMLTHMMILRPGIKLELPEAPFISGANYEAMVLFATQEGYFFFGDERTPLEGLEAAFAQAVHRNPDATLLIEADKRVPYDTLVHIYNKAHRAGIRDVVLGTRLTSSGKSVAP; encoded by the coding sequence ATGAAAGCATCCACCGGCCCGCTGTTTGAGCGAATTATCCACCTGAAACGCAAATATCGTCAGGAAAATCGCATTGCCAACGGCTTGATCGATTCTGCCCCGTTCATCGATTTGGCTCTTCTGCTTTTTCTGTTCTTTATGTTGACCCATATGATGATTTTACGACCGGGCATCAAGCTGGAACTGCCTGAGGCCCCCTTTATCAGTGGTGCAAATTATGAGGCGATGGTGCTGTTTGCTACGCAGGAAGGCTACTTCTTTTTTGGCGATGAGCGCACCCCGCTGGAAGGATTGGAAGCAGCGTTTGCTCAGGCTGTGCATCGCAACCCTGATGCGACACTACTCATTGAGGCAGATAAACGCGTACCCTATGACACACTGGTGCATATATACAACAAAGCGCATCGAGCCGGCATCAGAGATGTCGTTCTCGGTACGCGACTGACGTCATCAGGGAAATCGGTAGCTCCATGA
- a CDS encoding MotA/TolQ/ExbB proton channel family protein: MFDLIQQGGPIMWFMLIAAFMAIVIFLERLFHLHRAQIRSSDFLKGIYTVLGRGNVAEAVSICEETPGPVAFITRIAVLHHDESPEVIQQSIEEAGLAEVPRLERNMNLLATIAKVTPLAGLLGTVIGMLRIFVVMQQHAPLVQIGELSTGMVEALITTAAGLVIAIPSYVGYNFLVGRIESIVLDMEHASIDIQGFLSGKSFQNADEQ; the protein is encoded by the coding sequence ATGTTTGATTTAATACAGCAGGGCGGCCCCATCATGTGGTTTATGTTGATCGCAGCGTTCATGGCCATCGTGATCTTTTTGGAGCGGCTCTTTCATTTGCATCGTGCACAAATTCGCAGTTCTGATTTTCTTAAAGGTATTTATACCGTTCTGGGCAGAGGTAATGTGGCTGAAGCCGTCAGTATTTGCGAGGAAACACCAGGGCCCGTAGCCTTTATTACACGCATAGCTGTTCTGCATCATGATGAATCACCCGAAGTAATCCAGCAGAGTATCGAAGAAGCGGGACTGGCTGAAGTGCCCAGACTGGAAAGAAATATGAATCTGCTGGCAACCATCGCGAAAGTGACCCCGCTGGCCGGCCTGCTGGGAACAGTCATTGGAATGCTCCGTATTTTCGTTGTGATGCAGCAGCATGCGCCGCTGGTTCAAATCGGAGAATTGTCCACCGGCATGGTTGAAGCTCTCATTACTACGGCGGCTGGGCTGGTCATCGCGATTCCCTCCTACGTGGGATATAACTTTCTTGTGGGTCGGATCGAATCCATTGTACTGGACATGGAACATGCGTCCATCGATATTCAGGGATTTCTCAGTGGCAAAAGCTTTCAAAATGCTGACGAGCAATAA